The following proteins are encoded in a genomic region of Dokdonia donghaensis DSW-1:
- the uvrB gene encoding excinuclease ABC subunit UvrB, whose protein sequence is MKFKLQSDFKPTGDQPSAIKQLVDGINNNETYQTLLGVTGSGKTFTVANVIQETEKPTLILAHNKTLAAQLYSEFKAFFPDNAVEYFVSYYDYYQPEAFIPSSGVYIEKDLSINEEIEKMRLSTTTSLLSGRRDVIVIASVSCLYGIGNPAEFEKNITEIKQDQVMARTMFLKKLVQGLYSRTEGEFNRGNFRIKGDTVEVFPGYADMAFRVHFFGDEIEEIEAFDPASAEVIEKYSRLRIYPANMFVTSQDVLQGAINQIGEDLTKQVSFFEEVGKHLEAKRLDERTNFDLEMIRELGYCSGIENYSRYLDGREPGTRPFCLLDFFPDDYLMVVDESHVTVSQVSAMYGGDRSRKENLVEYGFRLPAAMDNRPLKFEEWEMMQNQVIYVSATPADYELQKSEGTYVEQIIRPTGLLDPIVEVRPSLNQIDDLIEEINKVTERNERVLVTTLTKRMAEELTKYLTRIDIRTRYIHSDVDTLERVEIMQDLRKGVYDVLVGVNLLREGLDLPEVSLVAILDADKEGFLRSNRSLTQTIGRAARNVNGKAIMYADKITKSMQETINDSNYRRQKQIDYNTKNGLTPMAIKKSLDNALTRKETYKIEAEELVNLAAEDAEEYLTKPQIEKKIRSTRKAMEAAAKELDFMQAAKLRDQIKVYQEQIKELA, encoded by the coding sequence TTGAAATTTAAACTACAATCTGACTTTAAACCTACTGGTGATCAACCCTCTGCAATCAAACAACTAGTAGACGGTATCAATAATAATGAAACCTACCAGACGCTACTAGGTGTTACTGGAAGTGGTAAAACATTTACGGTCGCAAATGTGATACAAGAGACAGAAAAACCTACACTCATACTTGCACATAACAAAACACTCGCAGCCCAATTATACAGCGAGTTTAAAGCATTTTTTCCAGATAATGCGGTAGAGTATTTTGTATCGTACTATGACTATTACCAGCCAGAGGCGTTTATTCCTTCTTCTGGAGTGTATATAGAGAAAGATCTTTCTATTAATGAAGAGATAGAAAAAATGCGACTAAGCACAACCACCTCCCTACTCTCTGGGCGTCGGGATGTGATTGTAATTGCCTCTGTATCGTGCTTATACGGTATAGGTAACCCCGCCGAGTTTGAGAAAAACATAACAGAAATCAAGCAAGACCAAGTTATGGCACGCACGATGTTTCTTAAAAAACTCGTACAAGGACTCTACTCACGTACAGAGGGAGAGTTTAATCGTGGTAATTTTAGAATAAAGGGAGATACGGTAGAGGTGTTTCCGGGATATGCAGATATGGCTTTTAGAGTTCACTTTTTTGGTGATGAGATAGAAGAGATAGAAGCCTTTGACCCAGCATCTGCAGAGGTGATTGAGAAGTATTCTCGCTTGCGCATCTATCCTGCAAATATGTTTGTAACCTCTCAAGATGTACTACAAGGAGCCATAAATCAAATAGGTGAAGATCTTACTAAACAGGTAAGCTTTTTTGAAGAAGTAGGTAAACACCTAGAGGCAAAAAGACTAGACGAGCGCACAAATTTTGACTTAGAAATGATACGAGAGCTAGGCTATTGCTCCGGTATTGAAAATTACTCAAGATATCTAGACGGTCGCGAGCCAGGCACAAGACCTTTCTGTCTACTAGATTTCTTTCCGGATGACTACTTGATGGTAGTAGATGAGAGTCACGTGACGGTCTCGCAAGTAAGTGCGATGTATGGAGGTGATAGAAGTCGTAAAGAAAACCTAGTAGAATATGGTTTTAGACTACCTGCCGCGATGGATAATCGACCGCTTAAGTTTGAAGAGTGGGAAATGATGCAAAATCAAGTTATATATGTTTCGGCTACGCCAGCAGACTATGAATTACAAAAGTCTGAAGGAACTTATGTTGAGCAAATTATACGTCCTACGGGTCTTTTAGACCCTATAGTAGAGGTACGCCCATCTCTCAACCAGATAGATGACTTGATAGAAGAAATAAACAAAGTCACAGAGCGCAATGAGCGCGTGCTTGTCACCACGCTTACTAAGCGTATGGCAGAAGAGCTTACAAAATACCTCACCCGTATAGACATACGCACCCGCTACATACACTCTGATGTAGATACACTTGAGCGTGTAGAGATAATGCAAGACTTACGTAAAGGCGTTTATGATGTACTTGTGGGTGTTAACCTACTTAGAGAAGGTCTAGATTTACCAGAGGTATCTCTAGTAGCTATACTTGACGCAGATAAGGAAGGTTTTTTACGTAGTAACAGATCACTTACCCAAACTATAGGACGTGCCGCACGTAATGTAAATGGCAAGGCTATTATGTATGCAGATAAGATTACAAAGTCTATGCAAGAAACCATAAATGATAGTAACTACCGTCGCCAGAAGCAAATAGACTATAATACCAAGAATGGCCTCACTCCTATGGCTATTAAAAAGAGTCTTGATAATGCGCTTACGCGAAAAGAAACTTACAAAATTGAAGCCGAAGAACTCGTAAATCTAGCCGCAGAAGATGCAGAAGAATATCTTACTAAGCCACAAATAGAGAAAAAAATACGAAGCACTAGGAAGGCAATGGAAGCTGCTGCCAAAGAGCTAGACTTTATGCAGGCTGCAAAGCTTAGAGACCAGATTAAAGTATACCAAGAGCAAATTAAGGAACTAGCGTAA
- a CDS encoding Hsp20/alpha crystallin family protein, whose translation MTLVRKNTAPYLPSVFEELLNTDWLGGRTNTFTNATPSVNIIEKDDAFELHVAAPGLKKEDFNINLDNDLLTISSEIKNEEDVKETAKFTRREFNYASFKRSFNLPESVDTAKITASYTDGVLAVSLPKREEAQVQPSRLIEIQ comes from the coding sequence ATGACATTAGTTAGAAAAAATACAGCTCCATACTTACCATCTGTTTTTGAAGAATTACTTAACACAGACTGGCTAGGAGGAAGAACAAACACATTTACAAACGCAACACCTTCTGTAAACATTATAGAAAAAGATGATGCGTTTGAGCTTCACGTAGCCGCTCCGGGCTTAAAGAAAGAAGATTTTAATATCAATCTTGACAATGACTTACTTACAATCTCCTCAGAAATTAAGAACGAGGAAGATGTAAAAGAGACAGCAAAGTTTACTCGTAGAGAGTTTAACTATGCTTCTTTTAAACGCTCATTTAATTTACCAGAATCTGTAGATACGGCAAAAATTACAGCAAGTTATACAGATGGTGTTCTTGCGGTTTCTTTACCTAAGCGTGAAGAAGCTCAAGTGCAACCTTCAAGGTTAATTGAGATACAATAA
- a CDS encoding TerB family tellurite resistance protein — protein MTTENLQIISDMIAMAKADSHLHEREYHFILEVAKRLEISKEAVDELIENPLQEMVFSTELQRITQFHRLLLVMNVDEQTHFIEIDALRNYGLKLGIRPEAVEQILGEMGNYDGKLIPSERLVEIFKRFYN, from the coding sequence ATGACTACCGAAAATCTACAAATTATATCAGATATGATTGCTATGGCAAAAGCAGATAGCCATTTGCACGAGCGTGAATATCACTTTATACTCGAGGTTGCAAAGCGCCTTGAGATATCTAAGGAAGCGGTAGATGAGCTTATTGAAAATCCGCTGCAGGAAATGGTTTTTAGTACAGAGTTACAGCGCATCACACAGTTTCATAGATTATTGCTAGTAATGAATGTAGATGAGCAAACACATTTTATAGAGATTGATGCCCTTAGAAATTATGGCCTCAAACTAGGTATACGACCAGAGGCGGTAGAACAAATACTAGGGGAGATGGGTAATTATGATGGTAAACTTATACCGTCAGAACGTCTTGTAGAAATCTTTAAAAGATTCTACAATTAA
- a CDS encoding amidohydrolase family protein, with product MNLSVRFYYLIAFVGLSFLSACQEQTTQNTYDLAIKNITIINEKGISDGDLYTVYIKDGLIAEIDPLDTSKSLFATKEIDGSGKYILPGFWDNHTHFRGGSELVTQNELFLKQFIKYGITTVRDAGGDLTPQVQQWNKEIQNGTRIGPTIYTSGPKLDGKNARWAGSIGVSNSNEISKALDSLQSINVDYVKLYDSTLSGEQYLEIIKQAESRGMITSGHMPFTVTLDETIDAGIDNIEHLYYILKGCSSQEKEITAQIKEGKLGFWNSMEQLIATYDEDTAQRTFKKLKDNNVYVTPTLFIGDILSYMDEVDHSNDTYLSLLEEDFIETYKGRVQSALNATPEAIQRRKDLQVFFLTLAKKLNDAGVTLLAGSDSGAYNSYTYPGPSLHGELKELTRANIKPATALTAMYEGARFLNKTSYSFSKGGIADLVVLNSNPLEDINATKDIWLVIKNGAVVRNKD from the coding sequence ATGAATCTATCTGTACGCTTCTATTATTTAATTGCTTTTGTAGGTCTTAGTTTTCTAAGCGCTTGTCAAGAGCAAACTACCCAAAATACATATGACCTCGCTATAAAGAACATCACGATTATAAATGAAAAAGGAATAAGCGATGGCGATCTTTATACAGTTTATATTAAAGATGGATTAATAGCCGAAATTGATCCTCTAGACACTTCAAAATCCTTATTTGCTACAAAGGAAATAGACGGAAGTGGCAAGTATATTTTACCTGGGTTTTGGGATAATCACACTCATTTTAGAGGAGGGTCTGAACTGGTTACTCAAAACGAACTTTTTTTAAAGCAGTTTATAAAGTACGGTATCACTACTGTAAGAGATGCAGGTGGTGACCTCACACCGCAAGTACAGCAGTGGAATAAAGAGATACAAAATGGCACACGCATAGGTCCTACAATTTATACTTCTGGACCTAAGCTAGATGGAAAAAATGCACGCTGGGCAGGATCTATAGGTGTTTCTAACAGCAATGAGATAAGCAAAGCATTAGACTCATTACAATCTATAAATGTAGATTATGTAAAGCTCTATGATAGTACACTATCTGGAGAGCAATATCTAGAGATTATAAAACAAGCAGAGTCTCGCGGTATGATAACTTCTGGACATATGCCATTTACCGTCACCCTTGATGAAACTATAGATGCGGGCATAGACAACATTGAGCATCTGTATTACATCTTAAAGGGTTGCTCATCTCAAGAAAAAGAAATCACAGCACAAATAAAAGAAGGTAAACTAGGCTTCTGGAATAGTATGGAGCAACTCATAGCAACCTATGATGAAGATACCGCGCAGCGCACTTTTAAAAAACTCAAAGACAATAATGTATATGTCACTCCTACCCTTTTTATAGGTGATATTCTGAGCTATATGGACGAGGTAGATCATAGTAATGATACATACCTATCGCTACTAGAAGAAGATTTTATCGAGACCTATAAAGGAAGAGTACAGAGTGCTCTTAACGCTACTCCAGAAGCAATACAACGCCGAAAAGATTTACAAGTGTTCTTCTTAACGCTAGCCAAAAAACTTAATGACGCTGGAGTCACTCTCCTTGCTGGCTCTGATAGTGGCGCTTACAATTCATATACCTACCCTGGGCCGTCGTTGCACGGAGAGCTTAAAGAACTTACACGAGCAAATATTAAACCTGCAACAGCGCTTACTGCTATGTATGAGGGAGCGCGTTTTTTAAATAAGACGTCATACTCCTTTTCTAAGGGAGGTATTGCAGACTTAGTAGTACTTAATAGCAACCCACTTGAGGATATAAATGCAACAAAAGATATCTGGCTTGTTATTAAAAACGGAGCAGTCGTACGTAACAAAGATTAA
- a CDS encoding DUF3307 domain-containing protein: MEIITLITLQTIAHLLADYTFQSKKTAKSKAKKGFKSKYLKWHILIVFVCSYLLSFDYRFLPAALIIAGLHWVIDGFKPQMIASKRLHKGAFFIDQLLHILIYALVSTTFIKLVGWQPIFIDTTHFTYICLIAVFLLCTKPANILIKEIFTLFSVSFTEKSQDLPNAGRLIGITERWLVLVLIIIGQFSAVGFLITAKSILRFKDGDYLKTEYVLIGTMLSFAIAIACALVITLFVLPISGR; this comes from the coding sequence ATGGAAATTATCACGTTAATTACCCTACAGACTATAGCTCACCTACTGGCAGACTATACCTTTCAATCTAAGAAAACAGCAAAATCTAAGGCAAAAAAAGGGTTTAAAAGTAAGTATCTCAAGTGGCACATATTAATCGTTTTTGTGTGTTCTTACCTACTCTCTTTTGATTATAGATTTCTTCCTGCAGCCTTGATTATAGCAGGATTACACTGGGTTATAGACGGTTTTAAACCTCAAATGATTGCTAGTAAAAGACTACATAAAGGAGCCTTTTTTATAGATCAGTTATTGCACATTCTTATATACGCGCTAGTGAGTACTACTTTTATAAAACTTGTAGGATGGCAACCTATATTTATAGACACTACACACTTTACATACATCTGTCTTATTGCGGTATTTTTATTATGTACAAAGCCGGCAAATATCCTTATCAAAGAAATTTTTACGCTCTTCTCTGTATCGTTTACAGAGAAGTCACAAGACTTACCTAATGCAGGTAGACTCATAGGTATCACAGAGCGCTGGCTCGTGCTTGTACTTATCATAATAGGCCAGTTTAGTGCTGTAGGCTTTTTAATTACCGCAAAATCTATATTAAGATTTAAAGATGGTGATTACCTTAAAACCGAATATGTTTTAATAGGTACAATGCTCAGTTTTGCCATTGCAATTGCTTGTGCACTGGTCATAACACTCTTTGTGCTTCCCATTTCGGGACGTTAA
- a CDS encoding S10 family peptidase — protein MYFKHLLTGLLVVSAFAKAYSQKTPVPVDTTIVTKHTTTIKGKTIPYTATAGFQPVFDQEGAPVASLLYTYYKRSDIKDDQERPLVISFNGGPGSASVWMHIAYTGPRILKIDDEGYPVQPYGIKSNPNSILDVADIVFVNPVNTGYSRMLPNEKGEMPDKKQFFGVNADIKYLADWVNTFVTRNNRWRSPKFLIGESYGTTRVSGLAAALQDSKWMFINGVILVSPTEIGFDFDGPVEVANRLPYFTAAAWYHNMLPPALQQKDLTEVLAESEDYAVNELLPLIVKSGYLDESKKEAAIKKMAYYSGLSEKTIRQNNLEVPFNYFWKDLLRDRDGLTIGRLDSRYKGMDVKESGDRPDYNSELTSWLHSFTPAINYYYSQELGLKTDLSYNMFGPVRPWDRSNNNAGPSLRRAMGVNPNLNVMIQSGYYDGATTYFNAKYVMWQLNASGKLADRLSFKGYRSGHMMYLRNEDLIKANDDIRAFIKKSSIGIEKGAIHK, from the coding sequence ATGTATTTCAAACACCTACTCACGGGGCTGCTTGTTGTTTCCGCTTTCGCGAAAGCGTATTCTCAAAAAACCCCAGTACCTGTAGACACTACAATTGTCACAAAACACACCACCACTATAAAAGGAAAAACCATTCCTTATACGGCAACCGCTGGGTTTCAACCCGTTTTTGATCAAGAAGGTGCACCAGTAGCTAGTCTACTTTACACCTATTACAAAAGATCTGACATAAAAGATGATCAAGAGAGACCGCTAGTGATTTCTTTTAATGGAGGCCCAGGCTCTGCCTCTGTATGGATGCACATTGCATACACAGGGCCGCGCATCTTAAAGATAGATGATGAGGGCTACCCTGTACAACCCTACGGTATAAAAAGCAATCCTAACTCGATACTTGACGTGGCAGACATTGTTTTTGTAAACCCTGTAAATACAGGATACAGTAGAATGTTACCTAATGAAAAAGGAGAAATGCCAGATAAGAAACAATTTTTTGGCGTTAATGCAGATATTAAATACCTAGCAGACTGGGTAAACACTTTTGTTACAAGAAATAACCGCTGGAGATCACCTAAGTTTCTTATAGGAGAAAGCTACGGTACAACAAGAGTTTCTGGACTTGCCGCAGCGCTTCAAGACAGTAAATGGATGTTTATAAATGGAGTGATACTTGTATCTCCTACAGAAATAGGTTTTGACTTTGACGGTCCTGTAGAAGTAGCAAACAGGCTACCTTACTTTACTGCGGCTGCTTGGTACCACAATATGTTACCACCAGCATTACAACAAAAAGACCTTACAGAAGTACTAGCCGAAAGTGAGGACTATGCTGTAAATGAGCTCCTACCACTTATTGTCAAGTCTGGTTACCTAGATGAATCAAAAAAAGAAGCTGCTATCAAGAAAATGGCATATTATTCTGGCCTTTCTGAAAAAACTATACGCCAAAACAATCTTGAAGTACCCTTTAACTACTTCTGGAAAGATCTCTTAAGAGATCGTGATGGCCTTACTATAGGTAGACTAGACTCTCGCTATAAGGGAATGGATGTAAAAGAATCTGGAGACCGACCAGATTATAATAGCGAGCTCACCTCGTGGTTACACTCATTTACTCCAGCGATAAATTACTACTATAGTCAAGAGCTAGGATTAAAAACAGATCTATCTTATAATATGTTTGGCCCAGTACGACCTTGGGACAGATCAAACAATAATGCAGGACCAAGTCTACGCAGAGCGATGGGTGTAAACCCTAACCTTAATGTAATGATACAGAGCGGTTATTATGACGGCGCTACAACTTACTTTAATGCTAAGTATGTGATGTGGCAACTTAACGCCAGTGGTAAACTAGCAGATAGATTAAGCTTTAAAGGTTATAGATCTGGACATATGATGTACTTACGTAATGAGGACTTAATCAAGGCAAATGACGATATACGTGCATTTATAAAAAAATCATCTATCGGCATTGAAAAAGGTGCGATACATAAATAA